A window from Branchiostoma lanceolatum isolate klBraLanc5 chromosome 9, klBraLanc5.hap2, whole genome shotgun sequence encodes these proteins:
- the LOC136441908 gene encoding phospholipase A and acyltransferase 1-like: MGGRWMFWYQLIEHCERGDLIEIDRKTYYHWCVYIGQGDVVHLTGLEDNTKPDSKPSVSSSASSASVLGETALVRRQHLRDVAGNDRCRVNNKWDNKHEPLEPDEIVAMAVSCVGEEMSYDVVGRNCEHFVTASRYGRSGGFSDQANNAVAAVGGVTGGLIIGFLLSMFFGRR; this comes from the exons ATGGGAGGGCGGTGGATGTTTTGGTACCAGCTCATCGAGCACTGCGAACGCGGAGATTTGATCGAGATCGACCGAAAGACGTACTACCACTGGTGCGTCTACATCGGCCAGGGAGACGTGGTCCACCTCACCGGGTTAGAGGACAACACTAAACCCGACTCCAAACCCAGCGTCAGTTCATCGGCTTCCTCCGCCAGCGTCCTCGGGGAGACAGCGCTGGTGCGCCGTCAACATCTCAGGGATGTCGCGGGGAATGATCGGTGCAGGGTAAACAATAAGTGGGACAACAAGCACGAGCCGTTAGAGCCGGATGAGATCGTGGCCATGGCGGTGTCGTGTGTGGGGGAGGAGATGAGCTATGACGTCGTCGGGAGGAACTGCGAACATTTCGTCACAGCCTCCCGCTATGGACGGTCGGGAGGATTCAGTGATCAG GCTAACAACGCCGTGGCCGCGGTAGGCGGGGTGACAGGTGGTCTCATCATAGGGTTCCTACTCAGTATGTTCTTCGGACGGAGGTGA
- the LOC136441205 gene encoding transmembrane protein 203-like codes for MLFSLKEIIQWIGLSAFELWLHVVSLLVFSVLLALKLEDVLSTTWWTVFIPLFASDGLHAYFSSIVFLRLNLEGDLRTAGIRTAWSAVVLVLLFAFKMLLCQKLEDQNNLTFAMIMSPVFILLQVLMIRACQVGN; via the coding sequence ATGCTGTTCTCCCTGAAGGAGATCATCCAGTGGATCGGCCTCTCCGCATTCGAGCTGTGGCTGCACGTCGTGTCCCTCCTCGTCTTCAGCGTCCTCCTCGCCTTGAAACTCGAAGACGTTCTCTCGACCACCTGGTGGACCGTCTTCATCCCCCTCTTCGCCAGCGACGGTCTCCACGCCTACTTCTCCTCCATCGTCTTCTTGAGACTAAATCTTGAAGGCGATCTGAGAACCGCCGGAATCCGCACGGCTTGGAGCGCGGTCGTCTTGGTGCTCCTCTTCGCCTTTAAGATGCTGCTGTGTCAGAAACTTGAGGATCAGAACAATCTTACCTTCGCCATGATCATGTCGCCTGTGTTCATCCTCCTTCAGGTGTTGATGATAAGAGCCTGCCAAGTCGGGAACTGA